A region of Mesorhizobium sp. AR02 DNA encodes the following proteins:
- a CDS encoding aldo/keto reductase, with translation MRTSLRHEAIGSTVSSIGFGCASLGSRIGVRKGIETLERAYEAGVTWYDVAPSYGDGMAESIWGEFASRKRGSVCVCTKVGMRPPKTSVPMRLLKPLSRIAIAAAPALKQYASRVRSTPFKVPLSAELIRSTVEESLGRLRTDYVDVLALHRPTAEELVREGIIRAVERGSGRESPGHFGRRRP, from the coding sequence ATGAGAACGAGTCTGCGCCATGAAGCTATCGGCAGCACGGTATCAAGTATCGGTTTTGGCTGCGCTTCGCTTGGTTCTCGCATTGGAGTTCGCAAGGGCATCGAGACGCTCGAACGCGCGTACGAAGCAGGGGTAACCTGGTACGACGTAGCGCCTTCGTATGGCGACGGGATGGCTGAATCGATCTGGGGCGAATTTGCATCCCGGAAACGCGGTAGCGTCTGCGTCTGCACCAAGGTTGGCATGCGCCCGCCGAAGACCTCCGTACCCATGCGACTGCTGAAGCCGTTGTCGCGGATCGCTATTGCGGCGGCTCCGGCGCTTAAGCAATATGCTTCAAGAGTGCGCTCCACGCCCTTCAAGGTGCCGCTGTCTGCCGAGTTGATAAGATCAACTGTCGAGGAGAGCCTGGGGCGTCTTCGCACGGATTATGTCGATGTCCTCGCGCTGCACCGTCCGACCGCCGAAGAACTTGTTCGCGAGGGTATCATCCGGGCCGTG